The Lysobacter panacisoli genome includes a window with the following:
- a CDS encoding YciI family protein, with protein MPRYLISFDDGSMTSLSGEELATAGETSRAVVRDAKAAGVWIFGGGIMSQQASIVATDGSVAAGPYPETKAVIGGFSILEVPSRDEALAWAARLAASCRCAQEVREIMYDPES; from the coding sequence ATGCCGCGATACCTGATCTCGTTCGACGACGGATCGATGACGTCTCTTTCAGGAGAGGAACTCGCCACCGCCGGCGAGACATCGCGCGCCGTCGTGCGCGACGCCAAGGCGGCCGGCGTGTGGATCTTCGGCGGCGGCATCATGAGCCAGCAGGCCAGCATCGTCGCCACCGACGGCTCGGTCGCCGCTGGCCCCTATCCGGAGACCAAAGCGGTCATCGGCGGTTTCTCGATCCTCGAAGTGCCCTCACGCGACGAAGCGCTGGCGTGGGCGGCAAGGCTCGCCGCGTCCTGTCGCTGTGCACAGGAAGTGCGCGAGATCATGTACGACCCCGAGTCCTGA
- a CDS encoding ArsR/SmtB family transcription factor, translating into MAQSAVADDVFYALSNSTRRKVLEQLSLGPATVTQLAAPFDMKLPSFVQHLSVLERSRLVKSKKQGRVRTYEIAPERFKLAEDWLTKRRQEWESRFDRFDEYVKQLKHKESKS; encoded by the coding sequence ATGGCGCAATCCGCAGTCGCCGACGATGTCTTCTATGCCTTGTCGAACTCGACCCGGCGGAAGGTCCTGGAGCAGCTGTCTCTGGGGCCGGCCACGGTCACCCAGTTGGCTGCACCGTTCGACATGAAGCTGCCCTCGTTCGTGCAGCACCTGTCGGTGCTCGAACGCAGCCGACTGGTGAAGTCGAAGAAGCAAGGGCGCGTACGCACGTACGAGATCGCGCCCGAACGCTTCAAGCTCGCCGAGGATTGGCTGACCAAGCGACGTCAGGAATGGGAATCCCGATTCGACCGGTTCGACGAGTACGTCAAACAACTCAAGCACAAGGAGTCGAAGTCATGA
- a CDS encoding nucleoside 2-deoxyribosyltransferase, whose amino-acid sequence MIRSLYLAGPDVFRPDAHACGQQLKALCAEFGIEGLFPLDQDVPAHITDPAEQATWIYRANIGLIERADAVLANLDFFRGPEPDSGTCFEVGYAVAKGKPVFGYIPEHGSFAERIRERHPQAIGPDGVLDVHGWSIEEFGLPLNLMLSVPAPLVVGDARAALVQLVRYQREHGDVGLNLPESSR is encoded by the coding sequence ATGATCCGCTCCCTCTACCTGGCCGGCCCGGACGTGTTCCGTCCCGATGCGCACGCATGCGGGCAACAACTGAAGGCGCTGTGCGCGGAGTTCGGCATCGAGGGGTTGTTCCCGCTCGACCAGGACGTGCCGGCGCACATCACCGATCCCGCCGAGCAGGCGACGTGGATCTACCGGGCCAACATCGGCCTGATCGAACGTGCCGATGCGGTGCTGGCGAACCTGGATTTCTTCCGCGGCCCTGAGCCCGACAGCGGCACCTGCTTCGAAGTCGGTTACGCGGTGGCCAAGGGCAAGCCGGTGTTCGGTTACATCCCGGAACACGGCAGCTTCGCCGAGCGCATCCGCGAGCGGCACCCGCAGGCGATCGGCCCCGACGGCGTGCTCGACGTGCACGGCTGGAGCATCGAGGAGTTCGGCCTGCCGCTGAACCTGATGCTGTCCGTGCCTGCACCGCTGGTGGTCGGCGATGCCCGCGCCGCGCTGGTGCAGCTGGTGCGCTACCAGCGCGAGCACGGCGACGTCGGGCTCAATCTCCCGGAATCGTCGCGGTAG
- a CDS encoding GNAT family N-acetyltransferase, with the protein MTRSRIDPSLVLAWQTAHSVARDAPAPVHDRGGFRVDTDSEKEVKRWVFPELCDGLREIAHDIVVPRHYLKLCGTNDELRSNVPARWEVQPESYFMTAAAAVVDTRPLPEGYRMELHRVGPVTRASVIAPDGDLAANGCAAETEAAFVYDRIETAQDHRRKGLGIAIMGALASARRSLTTPQFLVATEDGRQLYARLGWTMLVPFATATIPGD; encoded by the coding sequence ATGACCCGATCCCGCATCGATCCATCGCTCGTTCTCGCCTGGCAGACCGCGCATTCCGTTGCGCGGGACGCGCCAGCCCCTGTTCATGACCGCGGCGGTTTCCGGGTGGACACCGATTCCGAGAAGGAAGTGAAGCGCTGGGTGTTTCCGGAGCTATGCGATGGGCTGCGGGAAATCGCGCATGACATCGTGGTTCCACGGCACTACCTGAAGCTGTGCGGTACCAACGACGAGCTGCGAAGTAACGTGCCGGCGCGTTGGGAGGTTCAGCCCGAAAGCTATTTCATGACGGCGGCAGCAGCTGTCGTCGATACACGGCCGCTGCCGGAGGGATACCGGATGGAGCTTCATCGGGTCGGCCCGGTTACGCGGGCCTCAGTCATCGCACCGGATGGCGATCTGGCTGCAAATGGATGCGCGGCGGAAACCGAAGCTGCCTTCGTCTACGATCGAATCGAGACCGCGCAGGATCACCGGCGAAAGGGATTGGGCATTGCGATAATGGGCGCGCTTGCAAGCGCCAGAAGATCCCTCACGACGCCGCAATTCCTCGTCGCGACAGAGGACGGCCGTCAACTCTATGCGCGGCTGGGTTGGACCATGCTCGTCCCCTTCGCTACCGCGACGATTCCGGGAGATTGA
- a CDS encoding trypsin-like serine protease, translating to MQLLKAGQSTLRDPLIREAFERDLVRVPALEAMESLRVRQVLADSVQLASDPDLAASLELAGYSVDGLRKVASGNALEAGAQLEALEQRFGRDKLGRMTLGTSAVMIVRPQPMFPDNFAPGILPTGQALAAALKGHRIDDMVWRRGLTYAGALSTTGSRPVIYCSGTVVARQWLLTAAHCLTEISPGKPPGPDTLRVYLPFQGGTEQVLTAVGHVNRDMKAVRVDQVTWIGDEIGVPYPASEQAIHDLSSQGADIALLRLNAQDLKALPNPIPDVRLAGRMGEGIHSLVGYGRTDGGLPAGLSLLVGLREDPPYDVDNVLYYGKAEAVGNGGFCSGDSGGGAFAGQVNGTQARLDMVGVISALSDSGDGTATICLAGTQMLSSVVSARNRTYLCGKVPEACKD from the coding sequence ATGCAGCTGCTCAAGGCGGGGCAGTCCACGCTCCGCGATCCGCTCATCCGGGAGGCGTTCGAACGCGACCTGGTGCGCGTGCCGGCACTGGAGGCGATGGAGAGCCTCCGTGTGCGTCAGGTGCTCGCGGACTCGGTCCAGCTCGCTTCCGATCCCGACCTGGCGGCATCGCTCGAACTGGCGGGCTACAGCGTGGACGGCCTGCGCAAGGTGGCCAGCGGCAATGCGCTGGAGGCGGGCGCACAACTGGAGGCACTGGAGCAGCGCTTCGGTCGGGACAAGCTGGGCCGGATGACGCTGGGTACGTCCGCGGTGATGATCGTGCGCCCGCAACCGATGTTCCCCGACAACTTCGCTCCCGGCATCCTTCCCACGGGCCAAGCGCTTGCTGCGGCACTCAAGGGTCATCGCATCGACGACATGGTGTGGCGTCGCGGTCTGACCTATGCCGGTGCGCTGAGCACCACGGGATCCCGGCCCGTCATCTACTGTTCCGGCACGGTCGTCGCTCGCCAGTGGTTGCTGACCGCGGCGCATTGCCTTACCGAGATCAGCCCGGGCAAGCCGCCCGGGCCGGACACGTTGCGCGTCTACCTTCCATTCCAGGGCGGGACGGAACAGGTGTTGACCGCCGTGGGCCACGTCAACCGCGACATGAAAGCGGTGCGTGTCGATCAGGTCACCTGGATTGGCGACGAGATCGGCGTTCCTTACCCGGCATCCGAGCAGGCGATCCACGATCTTTCGAGCCAGGGTGCGGATATCGCGCTGCTTAGATTGAACGCACAGGACCTCAAGGCGTTGCCCAACCCGATCCCGGACGTGCGCTTGGCGGGGCGCATGGGCGAGGGCATCCACAGTCTCGTCGGATATGGCCGGACAGATGGTGGCTTGCCCGCGGGCCTGAGCCTGCTCGTAGGTCTGCGCGAAGACCCTCCGTACGACGTGGACAATGTCCTCTACTACGGGAAGGCCGAGGCCGTTGGCAACGGTGGCTTCTGTTCCGGCGACTCGGGTGGCGGTGCATTCGCGGGCCAGGTCAACGGCACGCAGGCCCGTCTCGACATGGTCGGCGTGATCAGTGCGTTGTCCGATAGCGGGGACGGAACGGCGACCATCTGCCTGGCGGGAACCCAGATGTTGTCGTCCGTGGTGAGCGCGCGCAATCGCACTTATCTGTGCGGGAAGGTTCCAGAGGCCTGCAAGGATTGA
- a CDS encoding SRPBCC domain-containing protein, translated as MSGPFEVNPKTDFVLERFVDAPRHLVWEALTKPEHLKEWYMPKPWGAVVDCEMDVRPGGIFSITTGEGQEPHMGCFVEVVPMERLVWTSMLFAGYRPAVFDDIPITAIATMETSGSGTRYVFTALHRNEADLEENKASGWQEGTEIAIDQFVAHIKSLK; from the coding sequence ATGAGCGGGCCCTTCGAAGTCAATCCGAAGACCGATTTCGTTCTCGAGCGGTTCGTCGATGCGCCCCGGCATCTCGTCTGGGAAGCGTTGACGAAACCGGAACACCTCAAGGAGTGGTACATGCCCAAGCCTTGGGGCGCAGTCGTCGACTGCGAGATGGACGTGCGGCCGGGCGGCATCTTCAGCATCACGACGGGCGAAGGCCAGGAGCCGCACATGGGCTGCTTCGTCGAAGTCGTTCCGATGGAGCGGCTGGTCTGGACCTCCATGCTGTTCGCCGGCTATCGCCCGGCGGTGTTCGACGACATTCCGATCACGGCCATCGCCACGATGGAAACCTCCGGCAGCGGAACCCGTTACGTCTTCACGGCGCTGCATCGGAATGAAGCCGACCTCGAAGAGAACAAGGCGTCCGGTTGGCAGGAAGGCACCGAGATCGCGATCGATCAGTTCGTGGCTCACATCAAGTCGTTGAAGTAA
- a CDS encoding TolB family protein produces MISNPRTTMQTCAWLLFACATVGCHAGDIDTAAAVRVTPDVLSSGEYESSPTFSQDGTEVYFFRADRGFGRYRLLTSRCVDGRWTEPVSPSFARPGVSEADPSLSADGRWLYYVSARADPAGERLDIWRVQRNAGGAWGEPERLPEPVNSAESQLLPRPQPDGRLLFGSSRPGGMGQGDIYLATPETDGRWRVENFGPPISSDANEYEAELSRDGNVLVTVANRGTTSHLYVYERDGTTWRERGRVPARTDVFQVGPLLSPDGRRLLFSQADTSERSGEWFLIDLEKTADSHWPPRCGG; encoded by the coding sequence ATGATCTCCAATCCCCGCACGACGATGCAGACATGCGCCTGGCTGCTATTCGCCTGCGCCACCGTGGGCTGCCACGCCGGAGACATCGACACCGCGGCGGCCGTTCGCGTGACGCCCGATGTGCTGTCGAGTGGCGAGTACGAGTCATCGCCGACGTTCTCGCAGGACGGCACCGAGGTGTATTTCTTCCGCGCCGATCGCGGCTTCGGGCGCTATCGACTGCTGACCTCGCGTTGCGTCGACGGCCGCTGGACGGAACCGGTATCGCCGTCGTTCGCCAGACCGGGCGTCTCGGAAGCCGACCCGTCCCTGTCCGCGGACGGCCGCTGGCTCTACTACGTTTCCGCCCGCGCCGACCCCGCCGGAGAGCGGCTCGACATCTGGCGCGTGCAGCGCAACGCCGGCGGCGCGTGGGGCGAACCCGAGCGACTGCCCGAGCCGGTGAACTCAGCTGAGTCGCAACTCTTGCCCCGACCACAACCGGATGGCCGCCTGCTCTTCGGCTCCAGTCGACCCGGCGGCATGGGACAGGGCGACATCTATCTGGCCACACCGGAAACCGACGGGCGCTGGCGTGTCGAGAATTTCGGGCCACCCATCAGCTCGGACGCCAACGAGTACGAAGCCGAACTGTCGCGCGACGGCAACGTGCTGGTGACGGTCGCAAACCGCGGCACCACGTCGCACCTGTACGTCTACGAGCGGGACGGCACGACCTGGCGCGAGCGGGGCCGCGTACCGGCGCGAACGGACGTCTTCCAGGTGGGACCGCTCCTCTCGCCCGACGGACGTCGCCTGCTGTTCTCCCAGGCCGACACCTCGGAACGTTCCGGCGAATGGTTCCTGATCGACCTCGAGAAGACCGCTGACTCGCACTGGCCACCGCGCTGCGGTGGGTGA
- a CDS encoding pseudouridine synthase, which translates to MRSRPPAIDGLTASTLQLPPGAWPTVLDCLCERFPAVARSQWLARMARGRVIDNAGNRLTPETPYRVGLEVHYYREVADEPLIPFDEVILHADADLLVADKPHFLPVAPAGAHVHETLLGRLIRRTGNHALAPLHRIDRDTAGLVLFSTNPDTRARYQALFPERRIEKGYEAIAPALPDVGFPCVHSSRMVAGAPFFRMQESDGPANSETRIDVVARGEVHWRYALTPLTGRKHQLRVHMAAMGAPIVNDAIYPSLLHRATGDYSAPLQLLAKRLSFIDPLSGIERSFTSQLLLQG; encoded by the coding sequence ATGCGCAGTCGCCCGCCCGCCATCGATGGACTCACGGCCAGCACACTGCAGTTGCCGCCCGGGGCGTGGCCGACGGTCCTCGATTGTTTGTGCGAGCGGTTCCCGGCCGTGGCGCGCTCGCAATGGCTGGCGCGGATGGCACGAGGGCGGGTCATCGACAATGCCGGGAACCGGTTGACTCCGGAAACGCCCTATCGCGTCGGGCTCGAAGTCCATTACTACCGTGAAGTCGCGGACGAACCACTGATCCCGTTCGATGAAGTCATCCTGCATGCAGACGCCGACCTGCTCGTGGCGGACAAGCCGCACTTCCTGCCCGTCGCGCCCGCCGGCGCTCATGTCCATGAAACCCTGCTGGGCCGCCTGATCCGCCGCACCGGCAACCACGCGCTGGCGCCGCTGCACCGGATCGACCGGGACACCGCCGGACTGGTGTTGTTCTCGACCAACCCGGACACGCGTGCGCGTTACCAGGCATTGTTTCCCGAGCGGCGGATCGAGAAGGGCTACGAGGCGATCGCACCCGCACTGCCGGACGTCGGGTTTCCATGCGTGCATTCCAGCCGGATGGTCGCAGGCGCACCGTTCTTCCGCATGCAGGAGAGCGATGGGCCGGCGAACAGTGAAACCAGGATCGATGTCGTCGCGCGCGGCGAGGTGCACTGGCGTTATGCACTGACACCGCTCACGGGCCGAAAGCATCAATTGCGCGTGCACATGGCCGCGATGGGCGCGCCCATCGTCAACGATGCGATCTATCCGTCGCTGCTTCACCGCGCCACCGGCGACTACTCCGCGCCATTGCAGTTGCTCGCCAAGCGACTGTCGTTCATCGATCCACTCAGCGGCATCGAACGCAGCTTCACGAGCCAGCTTCTGCTCCAAGGCTGA
- a CDS encoding NAD(P)/FAD-dependent oxidoreductase encodes MCALTAGRRGKRVLVVEHANRVGKKILMSGGGRCNFTNTGTTPANYLSANPHFCKSALARYTPWHFIDMVERHGIAYHEKELGQLFCDVSSKLIVKMLLDECHEAGVRVETSCSIERVGHGDSDEARFRLHTSHGTFSSPVLVVASGGLSIPSMGASGFGYELARQFGHTVLPTRAGLVPLTLSGKHQERLADLSGVALPVTAQSNGASFSNYMLVTHRGVSGPAILQISSYWQPGEELRLDLLPGQDALEALQQWQRERPSAELKTVLGDVMPKRFAQRLCEHWLPNRPMKQYNVPQLREIAQVLDDWALVASGTEGYRTAEVTLGGVDTDELSSSTMQSKRVTGLYFIGEVIDVTGWLGGYNFQWAWASGHAAGSAV; translated from the coding sequence ATGTGCGCGCTGACCGCAGGCCGGCGTGGCAAGCGCGTACTCGTCGTCGAGCACGCCAATCGCGTCGGCAAGAAGATCCTGATGTCCGGCGGCGGGCGCTGCAACTTCACCAACACCGGCACCACGCCCGCGAACTACCTCTCGGCCAATCCGCACTTCTGCAAGTCGGCGCTGGCGCGCTACACGCCGTGGCACTTCATCGACATGGTCGAACGCCACGGCATCGCCTACCACGAGAAGGAACTGGGCCAGCTGTTCTGCGACGTCTCGTCCAAGCTCATCGTGAAGATGCTGCTCGACGAATGTCATGAGGCCGGCGTGCGCGTGGAGACGAGCTGCAGCATCGAGCGCGTCGGCCACGGCGACAGCGACGAAGCCCGTTTCCGCCTGCACACCAGCCACGGCACGTTCTCCTCGCCCGTGCTGGTCGTCGCCAGCGGTGGACTGTCGATCCCGAGCATGGGCGCCAGCGGTTTCGGTTACGAGCTTGCGCGCCAGTTCGGCCACACCGTGCTGCCTACGCGCGCGGGTCTGGTGCCGTTGACGCTCAGCGGAAAGCACCAGGAACGCCTCGCCGATCTCAGCGGCGTCGCGCTGCCGGTGACCGCGCAATCCAACGGCGCCAGCTTCAGCAACTACATGCTGGTCACGCACCGCGGCGTCAGCGGTCCGGCGATCCTGCAGATCTCTTCGTACTGGCAACCCGGCGAAGAGCTGCGCCTCGACCTGCTGCCGGGGCAGGACGCACTGGAAGCGCTGCAACAGTGGCAGCGCGAGCGCCCTTCGGCGGAACTCAAGACCGTGCTCGGCGACGTGATGCCGAAACGCTTCGCCCAGCGCCTGTGCGAGCACTGGCTGCCGAATCGCCCGATGAAGCAGTACAACGTGCCGCAGTTGCGCGAGATCGCCCAGGTCCTCGACGACTGGGCGCTGGTGGCCAGCGGCACGGAAGGCTATCGCACCGCCGAAGTCACTCTGGGCGGCGTCGACACCGACGAACTGTCGTCGAGCACGATGCAGTCCAAGCGCGTGACCGGCCTGTATTTCATCGGCGAAGTCATCGACGTCACCGGCTGGCTCGGCGGTTACAACTTCCAGTGGGCGTGGGCGTCGGGGCACGCGGCCGGAAGCGCGGTGTAA
- a CDS encoding bile acid:sodium symporter family protein translates to MRDLVMLGIQASILGTVFCYGLQATLDDALHLVRHRSLLLRSLISMFVVMPAAALVILGVFDLPKATAIVLVALAISPIPPMLPKKERKAGGLADYGLGLMLTVGLLAIVIVPLAGELLARYFGRPFHVAGGAIAKPVLMMIAAPLVLGMLARAWKPEIAARLVKPLLIASTVLLVVCALAIIVGMSHTLAPLIHDGTLWAMLLFALIGLVSGHWLGGPIGEQRTVLALSTASRHPAIALAIAKSNFPDEHFLAATVVLYLLVVTVTVVPYVQWRKRATRD, encoded by the coding sequence ATGCGCGACCTAGTCATGCTGGGCATCCAGGCGAGCATCCTGGGAACGGTCTTCTGCTACGGCCTGCAAGCCACGCTGGACGACGCACTCCACCTGGTTCGTCACCGCTCGCTGCTGCTGCGCTCGCTGATTTCCATGTTCGTGGTGATGCCCGCCGCGGCGCTGGTCATCCTGGGCGTGTTCGACTTGCCGAAGGCCACCGCCATCGTGCTGGTGGCGCTGGCCATCTCGCCCATTCCGCCCATGCTGCCGAAGAAGGAGCGCAAGGCGGGCGGTCTTGCGGACTACGGACTCGGGTTGATGCTCACCGTGGGCCTGCTTGCCATCGTCATCGTGCCGCTCGCGGGCGAGCTGCTGGCGCGCTACTTCGGCCGGCCTTTCCACGTTGCGGGCGGCGCGATCGCCAAGCCGGTGCTCATGATGATCGCCGCGCCGCTGGTGCTTGGCATGCTGGCGCGCGCGTGGAAGCCGGAGATCGCAGCGCGACTGGTCAAGCCGCTCCTGATCGCATCGACGGTGCTGCTGGTGGTGTGCGCGCTGGCGATCATCGTGGGCATGTCGCACACCCTCGCCCCCCTGATCCACGACGGCACGCTATGGGCGATGCTGTTGTTCGCGCTGATCGGGCTGGTGTCGGGCCACTGGCTGGGCGGCCCCATCGGCGAGCAGAGAACGGTACTGGCGCTGTCCACGGCGTCGCGGCATCCCGCCATCGCGCTGGCGATTGCGAAGAGCAACTTCCCGGACGAACACTTCCTGGCCGCGACGGTCGTGCTGTACCTGCTGGTGGTGACCGTCACCGTCGTTCCCTACGTGCAGTGGCGCAAACGCGCGACCCGCGATTGA
- a CDS encoding YaiI/YqxD family protein, which translates to MNTPDTAHPQIWVDADACPGVIKEILFRAAERAQVHVTLVANQWIRVPASRYLRALQVQGGFDVADSEIVERMRAGDLVVTQDIPLAARVIEKGGVAVNPRGERYSPENMAERLSMRNFMEELRGAGVQTGGPPAFHARDRQAFANQLDRWLAQLPKRGGASGGV; encoded by the coding sequence ATGAATACCCCTGACACCGCCCATCCCCAGATCTGGGTCGATGCCGACGCATGCCCCGGCGTGATCAAGGAGATCCTGTTCCGCGCGGCGGAACGCGCGCAGGTGCACGTCACGCTCGTGGCCAACCAATGGATACGCGTTCCCGCGTCGCGCTACCTCCGCGCGTTGCAGGTGCAGGGCGGGTTCGACGTGGCCGACAGCGAGATCGTCGAACGCATGCGCGCCGGCGACCTGGTGGTCACGCAGGACATTCCACTGGCCGCGCGCGTGATCGAAAAAGGCGGCGTGGCGGTGAATCCACGCGGCGAGCGCTACAGCCCGGAAAACATGGCCGAGCGCCTGTCGATGCGCAACTTCATGGAAGAACTGCGCGGCGCCGGCGTCCAGACCGGCGGCCCGCCCGCCTTCCATGCGCGCGATCGACAGGCGTTCGCCAACCAGCTCGACCGCTGGCTGGCGCAGTTGCCAAAACGCGGTGGGGCGTCGGGCGGTGTGTGA
- the arr gene encoding NAD(+)--rifampin ADP-ribosyltransferase has protein sequence MNDAQTYYHGTKADLDVGDLIAPGYTSNYGTRRQAAFVYLSATLEAATWGAELAVGSGRGRIYIVEPTGPIEDDPNLTDKRFPGNPTKSYRSRDPFRVVGEVADWTGHSDEQLRQMHAHLDELRRQGVEAIEE, from the coding sequence ATGAACGATGCGCAGACGTACTACCACGGCACCAAGGCCGATCTCGACGTGGGCGATCTGATCGCGCCCGGATACACGTCCAACTACGGCACGCGCAGACAAGCCGCGTTCGTCTACCTGTCCGCGACGCTGGAAGCCGCGACCTGGGGCGCGGAACTCGCCGTCGGAAGCGGGCGCGGCAGGATCTACATCGTCGAGCCGACAGGTCCCATCGAGGACGATCCGAACCTCACGGACAAGCGCTTCCCGGGGAATCCCACGAAGTCGTACCGGTCCCGCGATCCCTTCCGCGTCGTCGGTGAAGTCGCGGATTGGACCGGCCACTCGGACGAGCAGCTCCGGCAGATGCATGCGCATCTCGATGAACTCAGGCGGCAAGGTGTCGAAGCGATCGAGGAGTGA
- a CDS encoding DUF2199 domain-containing protein, whose product MTWKCALCGEADNETPRCFGTEAPWRAMVPESEFDQRVELTADQCVVDEKAFFIRGHIEILVHGQSEPLAFSVWSSLSERSFLHMSERWRCADRADDPPYFGWLSTDIAVYPDTINLKLSVQSRAPGLVPLFTVAPSDHPLSLEQRQGISEARWHEIVHSILHGR is encoded by the coding sequence ATGACGTGGAAGTGCGCCCTGTGCGGTGAAGCGGACAACGAAACGCCGCGGTGTTTCGGCACCGAGGCTCCGTGGCGGGCGATGGTTCCGGAGAGCGAATTCGACCAGCGCGTGGAGCTGACCGCGGACCAGTGCGTGGTGGACGAGAAGGCCTTCTTCATCCGCGGACACATCGAAATTCTGGTGCACGGTCAGTCGGAACCGCTGGCCTTCTCGGTGTGGTCATCGCTCAGCGAGCGCAGCTTCCTGCACATGTCCGAGCGCTGGCGTTGCGCCGATCGTGCCGACGATCCGCCGTATTTCGGCTGGCTGTCCACCGACATCGCCGTGTATCCGGACACGATCAATCTCAAGCTTTCCGTGCAGTCGCGCGCGCCGGGTCTCGTGCCTCTCTTCACCGTGGCGCCAAGCGATCACCCGCTCTCGCTCGAGCAGAGGCAGGGCATCAGCGAAGCCCGCTGGCATGAGATCGTCCATTCGATTCTTCATGGTCGCTGA
- a CDS encoding YaeQ family protein, protein MALKATVVKAELQLSDLDRHHYATYPLTLAQHPSETDQRLMVRLVAFALHASDRLEFGKGLSNEEEPDLWRRDYTGDIELWIDLGQPDESRIRKACGRSRQVVVVTYGGRAADLWWDKNASSLARLDNLTVIDIDTADVDALAAMIERSMRFNALIQDGELQLMGDAGTVALRPRTRMAPATQPA, encoded by the coding sequence ATGGCGCTCAAGGCGACCGTGGTCAAGGCCGAGCTGCAGCTCAGCGACCTCGACCGGCACCACTACGCAACCTACCCGCTCACCCTCGCCCAGCATCCGTCGGAGACCGACCAGCGGCTGATGGTGCGGCTGGTCGCGTTCGCGCTGCACGCCAGCGATCGCCTGGAGTTCGGCAAGGGACTGAGCAACGAAGAAGAGCCCGACCTGTGGCGTCGCGACTACACCGGCGACATCGAACTGTGGATAGACCTCGGCCAGCCCGACGAGTCGCGCATCCGCAAGGCCTGCGGGCGCTCGCGACAGGTGGTCGTGGTCACCTACGGTGGACGCGCCGCCGACCTGTGGTGGGACAAGAACGCGTCTTCGCTCGCGCGCCTGGACAACCTCACCGTCATCGACATCGATACGGCGGACGTCGACGCACTGGCCGCGATGATCGAACGCAGCATGCGCTTCAACGCGCTGATCCAGGACGGCGAACTGCAGTTGATGGGCGATGCCGGCACCGTCGCACTGCGTCCGCGCACGCGCATGGCGCCGGCCACGCAACCGGCCTGA